Part of the Corynebacterium efficiens YS-314 genome is shown below.
GTGCCCTGGGTGCCGCACGGGGTGGCGAGAAGTCCGTCCTGGCGAGGGAACTGAAGAAGATGGGTCTGACCCCGGATGATGTGCGTGTGGTGTCCAAGCACGACACCTCCACCAACGCCAACGACCCGAACGAGTCCGAGCTGCACAGCATCCTCTGGAAGACCATCGGCCGCGACGCGGACAACCCGATGTTCGTCATCTCCCAGAAGACGCTGACCGGCCACTCCAAGGGCGGCGCCGCACTGTTCCAGATCGGTGGTCTGGTCTCCGTCCTCGAGACCGGTAAGTTGCCGCAGAACGCGGCCCTGGACTGTGTGGATCCGGAGATGCAGGCCAAGGGCGAGAGCCTGGTCTGGCTGCGTGAGCCACTCGACCTGGGTGCCGGTGCCATCAAGGCCGGTGTCCTGACCTCGCTCGGCTTCGGTCACGTCGCCGCCCTGGTGGTCATGGCCACCACCGGTGTCTTCGAGCAGGCCATGCGCAATGCTGGTCTGGACGTGGAGGCATGGCGCAAGCGCGCCACCGAGCGTCTGCGCGCCGGAGCCAACCGCCTCGAGGCCGGCATGGTCGGTCGCGCACCTCTGTTCGAACAGGTCGACGGACGTCGCCTGCCTGAGCGCGGCGCCCACGAGGCTGAGATCAACATGCTTATCGACGCCGACGCCCGCCTCGGCGCCGACGGCACCTACCCGGCCGCGCGCTAGGTAGGTGGTGCGGGTCAACCAGCCAGGTTGACCGGCATGGGAGCATGACTCGAACCGCCCGCCCCTTGTTTCTCCTCAGGAGAGCAGGGGGCGGGCGGTTTTTATCTGTGGCACGGCGGTGGGACGCATGAAAAACCCGCCTGCACCGTGGTCTCCATCAGTGTGGGGGCCGGTGTGCAGGCGGGCGTTATATAGGAGTAATCGTCTAACGCGATTAATGGCCTTAACGGCTCAGGCTGTAGGCCTTCTTGGATACAGCGATCTGATCGTCGGAGTCCGACGGGGTATCAGCCTTGTCCACCCGTGGTTCACGGGCGAAGAGGAATCCGAACCAGGCGACGGCAGCAATCGCAGCCAGCACCATCCAGCTCCAGCGGGCACCGACGTATCCGGTGGCCACCGAGTAGACATAGGGGAAGAGGAAGGCACCGATATTGCCCAGGGACAGCACGAGGCCGAACGCGGTGGAGTAGTTGGCCGGGGAGATCTCATCCGGGTACTCACCATGCGCCACGGTGGCGGGGGAGAAGTACATCGAGCCCAGGATGCCGACGAGTGGCAGCGCGATCCACAGACCAGCGCCACTGATGAACGGCAGGATGGCCAGCATGATCACGAGCAGACCCGCAGGGATCCACAGGGTGGGCAGGAAGCGGCGTGCACGGTCCGCGATGACACCGCTGGCCAGGGCAGCCGGGATACCGAGGAGCAGCATCAGGGCACCGAGCAGACCGGCGTTTTCAGCGGAGAAACCGAATTCGCTCTCCACATAACCCGGGCCGAGCTGGGAGACGGTGAAGAGGACGCCATAACCACAGATGCTGCCGATGCCGATAGCCCAGATGGAACGGGAACGCAGCACCTGACCGGTTGCCTTGAGGGTGAAGTGACCACCGTCGAGTTCATCGGTGTGGCGGGGCGTGGTGATGAGGAACACCGAGGCCACAGCCACGATGAGGCTGATGGCGGCGGCGATGAGCGTACTGACGCGCCAGCCGTAGGAGTTGATGAGCAGCGTCCATACGTACAGGCCGAGGGCGGAGGCGCCGGTGAAACCGACACCGTTGACCAGACCGCCGACGATCAGTCGGGAGTGTTTGGCGGGGGCCCAGGCGGTGGCCAGGGGGAAGGCCGCACCAGCCATGAAGGACATGGCCACACCACCGAGTCCACGGGAGAACACGATCATTCCGTAGCTCTGGGCGAAGGCGAAGATGACGGTGGAGAGCGTCAGGGCGAAGGCACCCCAGACAGCAACGCGTTTCGCGCCCCAGGCCGCGGCGGCGAAACCGGCCGGGACGTGGGCTACCGCGTAACCGAGGAACCAGATGGATACCAGGAATCCGATCTGGGTGAGGTCGAGGGAGAATTCGTCAGCCAGCGCTCCGAATGCCGGGACGGTCGCATACATCTGGAGTCCATAGGCGAAGGACAGAAGCACTGTCATGGTGATGGAGGCATAACCCCGGAACCCCAGTCCGGGTGAGGTCGTCTCAGTGTGTATAGGCGGCGTCAAGAATAGGTCCCTTCTTTTGGTTGAGTGACAGGAACCTATAAACACTAACAATAATGCTACCTATTATAAAGGTTTAGATTGGTGAAAAGGCCCGGAAGTGGAGGTAAAACCTATTGAATAAGGACGGTGTTCCGGCTGTGAAAATGGGGGGTGTCCCTATGTTTTTGTCAAGAGTCAGGCCCTGTACTCAAGAAACAGCTTCGGGGGTAAGTGCTCATTCCTGAGTGTGGGCATGGTTGATCGGCTGGTCAGTGTGTTCATTGTTGATCAGCTGATCGTACTGACTCGGAATTAGGCAGCCGCCCTGGCAGGAACCTCCCGGAAGAATTCAGCTCGGGTCAACATCGCGTAGATGACATTGCACCGCCGCCTGGCCAGGCACATGATCGCAGCATTGTGGCGCTTGCCCTCAGCCCGTTTTCGTTCATAGTAGGTCTTCGACGGCTCGTGGAACCGGATTGATGCGAATGCCGAGTAGAACAACGCATTCTTGAGTCTTTTGTTACCTGATCTAGCCGGGAATTCACCTCGAATGGATGTGCCGGACCTTCGGGTCACCGGGGCGATCCCCGCATAGGCAGCCAGGTGGCCGGCGGACCGGAAGTCAGAACAGTCACCGACGGCCAGGAGGATGTTGGCTGCGGTCTTGATGCCAACTCCCGGCATGGACATCAAGACCTGGTGAAGAGGGAATTCTTCGAGTAGCTCCTCGACTTGTTCCGCGATGGTCTTGCGTTGTTCCAGCAAGGCTTTGATGTTGGTAGCCAACTGCGGGATGACGATTTCCGCAGCTGTCGTGCCAGGCACTGTTACGGTCTGGGCTTTCAGACCATCAAAGATCGCATCCACGAGTGTGGTGGGATCCTTCTTGGCGCGTTTACTCATCCAGGCTAAAACCCGGTGGTAACCGGCCTTCTTCATCTTCGTCGGTCCGCCGTAGTGGATGAGCATGTCCAGGACCAAGGGCCTGGTGATGATGTCGCCAGCCAGGGCTCGTTCGAAGCTGGGGTAGATCTGGGTGAGCACGCTGCGCAGTCGGTTAATCGTGCGAGTGCAATCCTTGGCGATGTCATCATCGAATCCGGATAGCATCTTCAACGCCGACAGGATTTCGTTATCCCGGTCTACTGCCCGCAGAGTGTGTGGCATGGTCCGTGCGGTATCGGCGATGATGAAGGCGTCCCGACGGTCGGTTTTAGACCGCCCTGGATAAAGATCAGCGGCCTTGCGCATCGCTAATCCGGGCAGGTAACCCACCAGACAGCCGGCATCTCTAGCCACTGCGATGGGCAGGGCACCGATGGTGTTGGGTTGATCGACAACCACCAGGACGGTGCCATGGGTCTGGAGTTCGGTGAAGACTTTCCGGAGTTGGTTTTCGTCTTGGGGCAGGGGTTTGTCGTAGATGATCTCGCCTGCAGGGGTCATGGCGCAGGCGTGGTGGGCGGTTTTACCGACGTCGAGTCCGATGGTGACGTCGATGGTGCCGGTGGTCATAGCCGGCCTCCTCGTGGTGTCGTAGCAACAGTGACGGTCAAACTGCGTCGCTGGTGTCTTGACATCCGATGCTGGCACCCACGTTACAAAGAGAACTGAACCTTGAGAGGTCGTCCGTGTCCCTATCAGCAGTCAACGGATGTCCTGGTAGCCCGGCGGCAACACCCCCCGGATCATGTGAACTACAGGGCAATTAAGCCATACCGGGCCCAGCGACTATCCCCATTATCGGGGATACCATCAAAGTAACGGGTGATTGTCCGCCCGGGAGATTAGGGAATTCTTATGTTTCCACTGTTGGCACCCCATGATCACCGGCTGGGGGTCGACTATGTGGGCGGGGATGGGAATTGCATTGGAGAGTGTGGCGAATGCAGGGGAAAAAAATTCTGCCGAAACGTGAATAAAATTCCTTGGGGGCGTGACCTGACCCTTGCCTCCCAGTGCGAGGCAGCTGATCCGGGATGTGCCGGGCGCACACGCTCCCGTCCCCGTCGGTACCAATGGCATCGACGATGAGAAGAAAAACCTCCTGGACACCCGATCAGGGTGTTCAGGAGGGTGAATGGTGCCCTGGAGAGGAATCGAACCTCCGACACCCGCTTTAGGAGAGCGGTGCTCTATCCACTGAGCTACCAAGGCGTACCCGACTAGATTAGCGTATCCCCACACCCGGGGTGAAAAGGGGGCAGTCTAAACGGGAATACCGCTCTTAACGTGGTGTTACGACGTAGACTGGAAAGGTATTCGAAACTTACCTCAAGGAGTGGTCATGTCTGAGCTGAAGCCCTCGTTCCACGATGTGCAGCGCCGACCAATCGTTGTCCGCCAGATCACTAAGGACAATGTTCCTGCCCTGGCCGTCGATGAGATCCAGGAAGACGGTTCCACCCGTCGCATCCTTCTTCTGAACAAGTACGACGCCAAGCAGCTCAGTGCAGCTTGTGATCGCTACCTGCAGGAGATCTTCTCCATCACCTTCTCCGGTGTGAACACCGATCTGTCCCCGGAGGACATGGCGCGTCTGTTCGGCGAGGAAGACGAGTAGAAATACCGTCCCCCACACTGCATAACGCATAAACGGCGCCCGTCATCAGCCCAATCAGGCTGGTAGCGGGCGCCGTTGGTGTGTCGGGGAGGCGTCGACAAGCAGGCTTTTAGGACAGATCCTGGATCTTGGCGATGACCTCCGCCACCGGCGGGTTGGTGGCGTGGGAACCGTCGGAGAATTTCACGGTGGGCACGATGCGGTTGCCATCATTGACGGATTTCACCCACTCGCCGGCCTCCTCATCCTGATCCACGTCGATGACCTCGTACTCGGCAGGGTCGAGGTCCTTCAGACCCCGCATCAGCGATGCGCAGTAGGGGCACCAGTCGGTGGCGTAGATGGTTGCATGTGCCATGGTTATTCTCCTTGTGAAGCGGTGTTAGGCGATGTGGTTGTTATTCACCCAGCGCTGGAACCTGAAACGGTGGGTGTCACTATCCTGCCACCCGGTGTCAGTCTCAAGGGTGAAGAAGTCGGGGATCTCAGGGGCGTAGACCGCGCGGTCACCGAGTTCGTCGGCGAAGGTGGCGTCGATGACGGTGACCTCCAGAACGTCGGTGTGCTCGATGGTGGCCCGGTACACCTCACCGCCGCCGATGATCCACCCCGCTGCGGGCAGTTCCCGGACAACGGTGGCACCTGTGGACCAGTCACCGGGTTCCCGGCGCGAGAGCACAAAGTTCTCCCGGCCCGGCAGGGGACGGAAACGCTCCGGCAGGGATTCCCAGGTCTTACGACCCATGATGACGGGTTGCCCCAGGGTGACCTCCTTGAAATGGCGGAGATCCTCGGGGATGTGCCAGGGCATGCCCGCGCCGTCACCGATGACCCCGTCGAGGCCCTGGGCCCAGATCGCGCCGATCATACCGCGACCTTGCCGCGGATGAGCGGGTGCGGATCGTAGTTGCTCACGGCAATGTCCTCGAAGGTGTAGTCGAACAGGGACGCAGCCTTGTTCAGTTCCAGGGTGGGGTAGGGGCGCGCCGCGCGGCTCAGCTGTTCATCGACCTGTTCGGTGTGATTGTCATAGATGTGGCAGTCACCGCCGGTCCAGATGAACTCACCCACCTCCAGGTCTGCCTGCTGGGCGAACATGTGCGTCAGCAGGGCGTAGGAGGCGATGTTGAAGGGCACACCGAGGAACATGTCGGCGCTGCGCTGGTAGAGCTGGCAGGACAGTTTCCCATCGGCGACATACAGCTGGAACAGCAGATGACAGGGGGGAAGCGCCATGTTCTCCAGTTCGGAGACGTTCCATGCGGAGACGATGTTACGGCGGGAATCCGGATTGTTCTTCAGCATCTCCAGTGCACGCGAGATCTGGTCGATGTGGCGACCGTCCGGGGTGGGCCAGCTGCGCCACTGCACGCCGTAGACGGGACCGAGCTCGCCGTCCTCATCGGCCCACTCGTTCCAGATGCGGATGTTGTTGTCCTGGAGCCAACGGACGTTGGAGTCACCGCGCAGGAACCACAGCAGTTCACCGACCACGGAGTGGAAATGAACCTTCTTGGTGGTCAGGAGGGGGAAACCCTCCTGCAGGTTGTAACGGATCTGCTGGCCGAACAGGGAGGTGGTGCCGGTGCCGGTGCGATCGTCCTTATGGGCGCCTTCGTCTCTGATGGTGCGGAGGAGGTCCTCATATGGGGTGGGAATGGCAGTCATGATTCCCGAGTGTAACCGCCGGAGACCAGAAGTTGAAGAAAAGCCCAGCCGACCTAGTAGGCCCCGTTCTCCTCGCGGTATTTCGCGGCCAGGTCGAGGATCTCCTCGGCCAGCTCCGGGCGGCAGATGAGCACGTCAGGCAGGAAGGTGTCCTTGTGGTTGTACGTCAGTTCGGAGCCATCGAGGCGGGAGCAGTGCAGGCCCGCGGCCTTGCACACACCCACCGGGGCGGCGGAGTCCCATTCGTACATGCCACCGGCGTGGATGTAGGCATCATAGTCACCGAGCAGAACGTGCATGGCCTTGGCACCGGCGGATCCGAGTGCCTCGGTATCGAAGCCGAGCTGTGCGGCGATATGTTCCGCCACCTGCGGGGGACGGTTGTGGGAGATGGCCACCTTCCCGGAGAAGGGGCCGGAGACTGCGCGGGCATCGGCGGAATGGAAGACCACACCCAGGTCGGGCAGACCGACGGCGGCGTGGGTGGGGATGCCGTTCTCCACCAGTGCGATGTGAACCGCCCAGTCCTGACGTCCCGTGGCAAACTCCTTGGTGCCGTCCAGGGGATCGATGATCCAGACGCGGTTCTTGTTCAGACGCTCCAGGTTGTCGGCGGCCTCCTCGGAGAGGAAACCGTCATCGGGGCGGTGCTGCTCCAGAACCCGGGCGATCCAGTTCTGGGCCAGGTCATCACCGGCATCACCGAGGTTGCGTCCCCGCAACACACCGACGTTGCGGACACCCTTGAGAATTTCACCGGTTCCCTGCGCCAGGCGCTTGGTCAGAATGGAATCATTGATCTGAGCAGTCATGACACTGATTCTAGACTTTTGGTTACATTGGGGCATGGCCAACAGCATTCTCTCCAGGTTCCGTCCCCAGGTGTCGGAGTGGTTCCGGGACGTCTTCGAAGCCCCCACTCCCGTGCAGGAGGGGACCTGGCGCGCGGTGGCCGATGGGGAGAACGCCCTCGTGGTCGCACCGACCGGTTCCGGTAAAACGCTTGCCGCTTTTCTGTGGGCACTGAATTCACTGGTGGAACAGACAGGTCAGACGGTTCTGGACACCGGTAGCCCCACCCCGGTGGAGGGCCGCCGCGTCAGGGTGCTCTACATCTCGCCCCTGAAGGCGCTCGGTGTGGACAT
Proteins encoded:
- a CDS encoding MFS transporter → MTVLLSFAYGLQMYATVPAFGALADEFSLDLTQIGFLVSIWFLGYAVAHVPAGFAAAAWGAKRVAVWGAFALTLSTVIFAFAQSYGMIVFSRGLGGVAMSFMAGAAFPLATAWAPAKHSRLIVGGLVNGVGFTGASALGLYVWTLLINSYGWRVSTLIAAAISLIVAVASVFLITTPRHTDELDGGHFTLKATGQVLRSRSIWAIGIGSICGYGVLFTVSQLGPGYVESEFGFSAENAGLLGALMLLLGIPAALASGVIADRARRFLPTLWIPAGLLVIMLAILPFISGAGLWIALPLVGILGSMYFSPATVAHGEYPDEISPANYSTAFGLVLSLGNIGAFLFPYVYSVATGYVGARWSWMVLAAIAAVAWFGFLFAREPRVDKADTPSDSDDQIAVSKKAYSLSR
- a CDS encoding mycoredoxin; this encodes MAHATIYATDWCPYCASLMRGLKDLDPAEYEVIDVDQDEEAGEWVKSVNDGNRIVPTVKFSDGSHATNPPVAEVIAKIQDLS
- a CDS encoding IS110 family transposase translates to MTTGTIDVTIGLDVGKTAHHACAMTPAGEIIYDKPLPQDENQLRKVFTELQTHGTVLVVVDQPNTIGALPIAVARDAGCLVGYLPGLAMRKAADLYPGRSKTDRRDAFIIADTARTMPHTLRAVDRDNEILSALKMLSGFDDDIAKDCTRTINRLRSVLTQIYPSFERALAGDIITRPLVLDMLIHYGGPTKMKKAGYHRVLAWMSKRAKKDPTTLVDAIFDGLKAQTVTVPGTTAAEIVIPQLATNIKALLEQRKTIAEQVEELLEEFPLHQVLMSMPGVGIKTAANILLAVGDCSDFRSAGHLAAYAGIAPVTRRSGTSIRGEFPARSGNKRLKNALFYSAFASIRFHEPSKTYYERKRAEGKRHNAAIMCLARRRCNVIYAMLTRAEFFREVPARAAA
- a CDS encoding dihydrofolate reductase, giving the protein MIGAIWAQGLDGVIGDGAGMPWHIPEDLRHFKEVTLGQPVIMGRKTWESLPERFRPLPGRENFVLSRREPGDWSTGATVVRELPAAGWIIGGGEVYRATIEHTDVLEVTVIDATFADELGDRAVYAPEIPDFFTLETDTGWQDSDTHRFRFQRWVNNNHIA
- a CDS encoding 3'(2'),5'-bisphosphate nucleotidase CysQ, producing the protein MTAQINDSILTKRLAQGTGEILKGVRNVGVLRGRNLGDAGDDLAQNWIARVLEQHRPDDGFLSEEAADNLERLNKNRVWIIDPLDGTKEFATGRQDWAVHIALVENGIPTHAAVGLPDLGVVFHSADARAVSGPFSGKVAISHNRPPQVAEHIAAQLGFDTEALGSAGAKAMHVLLGDYDAYIHAGGMYEWDSAAPVGVCKAAGLHCSRLDGSELTYNHKDTFLPDVLICRPELAEEILDLAAKYREENGAY
- a CDS encoding thymidylate synthase, yielding MTAIPTPYEDLLRTIRDEGAHKDDRTGTGTTSLFGQQIRYNLQEGFPLLTTKKVHFHSVVGELLWFLRGDSNVRWLQDNNIRIWNEWADEDGELGPVYGVQWRSWPTPDGRHIDQISRALEMLKNNPDSRRNIVSAWNVSELENMALPPCHLLFQLYVADGKLSCQLYQRSADMFLGVPFNIASYALLTHMFAQQADLEVGEFIWTGGDCHIYDNHTEQVDEQLSRAARPYPTLELNKAASLFDYTFEDIAVSNYDPHPLIRGKVAV